A window from Culex pipiens pallens isolate TS chromosome 3, TS_CPP_V2, whole genome shotgun sequence encodes these proteins:
- the LOC120421858 gene encoding bromodomain-containing protein 8 has translation MSNLPSIQERLQLKRVPLDKWSVKEKLCLASAVACSGDQNWMSVSRALKMLCGANRPGDWFSQKSCAAQYGKLLENVETPKRKKRTNSERDGVASVETPGENILRKLTQERIIELKKIIQEEAQQYTKVKEDIILIQSGVTDEKKLREMWKQIELEKAQKEKEQLVHAQWLKEREEKKLELERQWRPAYPGSPNSTKPPVQVTTVKVKEETDEDSQSSSKSGTSPLLTSLLKSPTSNQAGTPGMQAVAGRSPSITNLLTGNSPGMNIQGKNLFPTAGSTSTQLQDEIKPIEGTSSYQIAPNLTKLLDTKQQVVDDKPTVSGDGAAQVDKAEDMEIDADNVDPAKDLMAVFQELMPEELVEILNENNGMILEDEILDNVVDSIMEEEAESLKGKDLSALQQSSVTSPEDAEPNADETVPKNEERTPEVAKGAYLKPAAAAPSPPQPIGEPTDVKQEKCEEGTAAAEEMAEKASDTQEGQLKQPLEGQVIKEEVPESKPSDTIPVEDSTTNSPITNPSSVDNKEENEEQNDPGVIVVSDSAKEEDSPSEVKTDMEEDSDDRPLASLETKPEPMDEVKEEDSETCSSDDKSLASMPEPKPVEEVKPSTSEEEAARAKKEALEKLAAEYDFKDDEEPIVPLSIQKSKEEKHVPEEEIFMDALDNLEESEDTKEAEPKKPDEPLVTVTDTDDDSLIEMKISKTKRDYSRRRPLEDSFSKLRDDPPSTPKNDDPSEQGRTLRKLRDRDRDRSESPFVFIDDDVSEKMKRSYSSTPVIDSIPNSPASSEDRDYRAWKKSILAIHSKISSLRYASAFLKPLPEDQSTELVFRPMDLSTIKKNIENGTIRTTAEYQRDIMLICTNATMLNQVEICSPTAARVLLKESVVLIETMMEGGKSGGAGAREKEPEARAGGGGGGSGGSGSSSANKRSSRKGTMRSSTSGSRI, from the coding sequence ATGAGCAACCTTCCGTCGATTCAGGAGCGCCTTCAGCTGAAGCGCGTCCCGCTGGACAAATGGTCCGTAAAGGAGAAGCTATGCCTCGCGTCGGCCGTGGCCTGCAGCGGCGACCAAAACTGGATGTCGGTTTCGCGGGCGCTGAAGATGCTGTGCGGCGCCAACCGGCCGGGAGATTGGTTCTCGCAAAAATCCTGCGCCGCCCAGTACGGGAAGCTGCTGGAGAATGTCGAAACTCCGAAGCGGAAGAAACGCACAAACTCCGAGCGGGACGGGGTCGCCTCGGTGGAAACGCCGGGGGAAAACATTCTGCGGAAGCTGACGCAAGAGCGCATTATTGAGCTGAAGAAGATTATCCAGGAAGAGGCCCAGCAGTACACCAAGGTGAAGGAGGACATCATCCTGATCCAGAGTGGGGTCACGGACGAGAAGAAGCTGCGCGAAATGTGGAAGCAGATCGAGCTGGAAAAGGCCCAGAAAGAGAAGGAGCAGCTGGTGCACGCCCAATGGCTGAAGGAGCGGGAGGAGAAAAAGCTGGAACTGGAGCGCCAGTGGAGACCGGCGTACCCGGGATCGCCAAACTCGACCAAACCTCCGGTTCAGGTGACCACGGTGAAGGTGAAAGAGGAAACCGACGAGGACAGCCAGAGTTCGTCGAAATCGGGAACGTCTCCGTTGCTGACTTCGCTGCTGAAAAGTCCCACTTCGAACCAGGCTGGAACGCCCGGGATGCAGGCCGTGGCGGGAAGGTCGCCCTCGATAACGAACCTGCTGACGGGGAACTCACCTGGGATGAACATTCAGGGGAAGAATCTGTTCCCGACGGCTGGATCGACATCGACGCAACTCCAGGATGAAATCAAACCGATTGAAGGAACCTCGTCGTACCAGATTGCTCCGAATCTGACCAAACTGTTGGACACGAAGCAGCAAGTTGTGGACGACAAGCCGACGGTTTCCGGCGACGGTGCTGCTCAGGTGGACAAAGCCGAAGACATGGAAATTGATGCCGACAACGTGGACCCGGCGAAAGACCTGATGGCTGTCTTTCAGGAATTAATGCCCGAGGAGCTGGTGGAAATTCTGAACGAAAACAACGGCATGATCTTGGAGGATGAAATCCTCGACAACGTGGTCGATTCCATAATGGAGGAAGAGGCCGAATCGCTCAAGGGAAAAGATCTGAGCGCACTGCAGCAATCGAGCGTGACTTCCCCGGAGGACGCAGAACCAAATGCCGACGAAACCGTTCCAAAAAACGAGGAACGTACTCCTGAGGTCGCAAAGGGTGCCTATTTGAAGCCGGCTGCAGCAGCACCTTCTCCGCCGCAGCCAATTGGAGAGCCGACCGATGTCAAGCAGGAGAAATGTGAGGAGGGAACGGCAGCTGCAGAAGAGATGGCGGAAAAAGCGAGTGACACTCAGGAAGGGCAACTCAAACAACCGCTTGAAGGGCAAGTGATCAAAGAGGAAGTGCCGGAGAGCAAGCCAAGTGACACGATTCCAGTGGAGGACAGCACCACAAATTCACCAATCACAAACCCTTCCAGTGTGGACAACAAGGAAGAAAACGAAGAACAAAACGACCCAGGGGTCATCGTCGTGTCCGATTCCGCCAAGGAAGAGGACAGTCCCAGTGAGGTGAAAACCGACATGGAAGAAGATTCTGACGATAGGCCACTTGCGTCGCTCGAAACCAAACCGGAACCAATGGACGAAGTCAAAGAGGAAGATTCCGAGACGTGCTCCAGTGACGACAAATCGCTAGCGTCGATGCCGGAACCGAAACCAGTCGAAGAGGTAAAACCTTCCACCTCGGAAGAGGAAGCCGCGCGCGCCAAAAAAGAAGCCCTCGAAAAGTTGGCCGCCGAGTACGACTTCAAAGACGACGAGGAACCAATCGTGCCACTTTCCATTCAGAAATCCAAAGAGGAAAAGCACGTTCCCGAGGAGGAAATTTTCATGGATGCGTTGGACAACTTGGAAGAGTCGGAAGACACGAAGGAAGCCGAGCCGAAAAAACCGGACGAACCGCTCGTAACCGTCACGGACACCGACGACGATTCTCTCATCGAGATGAAAATATCCAAAACAAAGCGTGACTACTCGCGCCGACGCCCCTTGGAAGATTCGTTCAGCAAGCTGAGAGACGATCCGCCTTCGACGCCAAAAAACGACGACCCGTCCGAGCAGGGAAGAACGCTGCGCAAGCTCCGTGACCGCGACCGCGACCGCTCCGAAAGTCCGTTCGTCTTCATCGACGATGACGTGAGTGAGAAAATGAAGCGCAGCTATTCGTCCACGCCGGTCATCGATTCCATCCCAAACTCGCCGGCCTCCAGCGAAGATCGCGACTATCGGGCGTGGAAAAAGTCCATCCTGGCGATCCACTCGAAAATCTCCTCACTGCGGTACGCTTCCGCCTTTCTGAAACCACTCCCGGAAGACCAAAGCACCGAGCTTGTATTCCGTCCAATGGACCTGTCCACGATTAAAAAGAACATCGAAAACGGAACCATCCGGACGACGGCGGAATACCAGCGGGACATTATGCTGATCTGCACGAACGCAACGATGCTGAACCAGGTGGAGATTTGCTCGCCGACGGCTGCTCGGGTTTTGCTCAAGGAAAGTGTCGTTCTCATCGAAACCATGATGGAGGGTGGCAAGAGTGGTGGTGCCGGAGCTCGGGAAAAGGAACCGGAAGCTCGAGctggcggaggaggaggaggaagtgGAGGGAGCGGTAGCAGCAGTGCGAACAAGCGAAGTTCCCGCAAAGGAACGATGAGAAGCTCGACGTCCGGTTCGAGGATCTAG